One window from the genome of Acidobacteriota bacterium encodes:
- a CDS encoding EmrB/QacA family drug resistance transporter — translation MGTTTEDIEVRQFAAPPHAEWRPRHNPWAIALTVTMATFMEVLDTSIANVALPHIAGSLSASTDESTWVLTSYLVSNAVVLPISGWASDIMGRKRFYMTCVALFGLSSLLCGLAPSLSLLIFFRVLQGVGGGGLAPSEQAILADTFEPKKRGVAFAVYGMAVVLAPAIGPTLGGWITDNYDWRWIFFINVPVAVLSLFLTNRLVEDPPELAHKRNAGIKIDYIGLALVGVGLGCLQVVLDKGQRDDWLQSDFILSFSIIAVVSIVAAVIWEYFQKDPVVDVRMFKNRNFALAFVMMTMLGFALFGTTVLIPQYLQTLLGYTAQRAGMALSPGGLTVMALMPLVGFLVSHYDARWLIAIGFLACSAALFHMMELNLGLSFGEAVKLRIFQAAGIAFLFVPINTMSYVGVPRGKNNQVSGMVNLARNVGGSIGISIIETMLDRRSQKHQSDLASHLTSSSPAFQSQLSAMTNTLLNAGYSVADASQRAYSMVYRQVQRQAAALAYNDVIFAFALACAMMVPLAFFMQKNKPGAGPGGMH, via the coding sequence ATGGGAACGACTACAGAAGACATCGAGGTTCGGCAATTCGCTGCACCGCCGCACGCCGAGTGGCGACCCAGACACAATCCTTGGGCGATCGCTCTCACCGTCACGATGGCGACATTCATGGAGGTGCTCGACACGAGCATCGCCAACGTAGCGCTGCCGCATATCGCGGGCAGTCTATCCGCCAGCACCGATGAGAGCACTTGGGTACTCACTTCTTACCTCGTTTCCAATGCAGTGGTGCTGCCGATCAGCGGATGGGCGTCCGACATCATGGGGCGCAAGCGCTTCTACATGACATGCGTCGCCTTGTTCGGTCTCAGTTCCCTGCTCTGCGGCCTCGCCCCGAGCCTTTCGTTGCTCATTTTCTTTCGCGTACTACAGGGTGTCGGCGGTGGCGGACTTGCGCCAAGCGAGCAAGCGATCCTGGCGGACACCTTTGAGCCGAAGAAGCGGGGCGTAGCTTTTGCCGTCTACGGCATGGCAGTCGTTCTCGCTCCGGCTATCGGCCCCACTCTGGGCGGCTGGATCACGGACAACTATGACTGGCGGTGGATTTTCTTCATCAACGTGCCCGTGGCCGTCTTGTCACTATTTCTGACAAATCGCCTCGTCGAAGATCCGCCCGAGCTTGCCCACAAGCGCAATGCGGGGATCAAGATCGATTACATCGGTCTCGCGCTGGTAGGTGTCGGCCTCGGGTGCCTGCAAGTGGTACTTGATAAAGGGCAGCGTGACGATTGGCTGCAGTCAGACTTCATCCTGTCTTTCTCGATCATCGCTGTCGTCAGCATTGTCGCTGCCGTCATTTGGGAGTACTTCCAGAAAGATCCCGTCGTCGACGTACGCATGTTCAAGAACCGCAATTTCGCGCTCGCCTTTGTCATGATGACCATGCTCGGCTTTGCGCTGTTCGGTACCACCGTGCTCATCCCACAGTATCTGCAAACCCTGCTGGGGTACACCGCCCAGCGCGCCGGAATGGCGCTCTCTCCCGGCGGTCTTACAGTGATGGCCCTGATGCCACTAGTCGGATTCCTAGTCTCCCACTACGATGCGCGCTGGCTGATCGCCATCGGGTTTCTTGCCTGCTCTGCCGCCCTGTTCCACATGATGGAGCTGAACCTTGGTTTGAGCTTCGGAGAGGCAGTGAAGCTTCGCATCTTTCAGGCGGCCGGCATTGCCTTCCTATTCGTACCCATCAATACCATGTCGTACGTAGGTGTGCCTCGGGGTAAGAATAATCAGGTTTCGGGCATGGTGAATCTGGCCCGAAACGTAGGCGGAAGTATCGGTATCTCGATCATCGAGACCATGCTGGACAGGCGCTCCCAGAAGCACCAGAGCGACCTCGCCTCGCATCTCACTAGTAGTAGTCCGGCGTTTCAGAGCCAGCTTTCGGCGATGACAAACACTCTGCTAAACGCGGGCTACAGCGTGGCCGACGCATCACAGCGCGCGTACAGCATGGTGTATCGACAGGTGCAGCGGCAAGCCGCTGCTCTGGCCTACAACGATGTGATCTTTGCGTTTGCGCTGGCTTGTGCCATGATGGTGCCGCTTGCCTTCTTCATGCAGAAGAACAAGCCCGGCGCCGGTCCTGGCGGAATGCACTAG
- a CDS encoding cytidylate kinase-like family protein has protein sequence MNIRNITIDREVGCGGVEIAARLARELNWKLIDKCLIFDIAKMANVDVDAVKKLDEHPDPLLTRISRLFWGGGAERGMVNPDHFDCKKMTELTRSVFLKAADEGYRVIVGRGAPYILAGREDTFHVFLYAPRQYKIERVRKYCTCDEHAQQVIDTADRERAAFIRQHFHIEWPERHMYNLMVNTAVGEDAVAETILQAAKLLEPDPALAG, from the coding sequence ATGAACATCCGCAATATCACCATCGACCGAGAAGTCGGGTGTGGCGGCGTAGAGATCGCCGCTCGTCTCGCCCGGGAACTTAATTGGAAACTCATCGACAAGTGCCTGATCTTCGATATTGCCAAGATGGCCAATGTGGACGTCGACGCAGTCAAAAAGCTCGACGAACATCCTGATCCCCTCCTCACGCGTATCAGCCGACTCTTCTGGGGAGGCGGCGCCGAACGCGGCATGGTGAACCCCGATCATTTCGACTGTAAAAAGATGACCGAGCTCACGCGCTCTGTCTTTCTGAAGGCCGCAGACGAAGGATATCGTGTGATCGTCGGCCGTGGCGCGCCGTATATCCTTGCCGGCCGTGAGGATACCTTCCACGTATTTCTCTATGCGCCGCGCCAATACAAGATCGAGCGAGTACGCAAATACTGTACCTGCGACGAACATGCCCAACAGGTAATCGACACCGCAGACCGTGAACGCGCGGCCTTCATTCGCCAGCACTTCCACATTGAATGGCCGGAGCGGCACATGTACAACCTAATGGTGAATACGGCGGTGGGCGAAGATGCTGTGGCCGAGACGATCCTTCAGGCTGCAAAACTCTTGGAGCCTGACCCTGCTCTGGCGGGATAG
- a CDS encoding TolC family protein — MKGSGSIRQVVRAARHIALFFVIIGSAAAAGAQLGQQPPAPVTQAGTVQSTLSSTPISSPATPSGTSSDPFGGSVITEKATDEIISISLKDAINRGLKANLGALLSEQGITSARGQRWRSLQSMLPDVTAKFGESVQQVNLAASGIRFPGVPAVIGPFSNFEVRGYLNANAGLTQYESIRSSVENLKAAQFSYRNALELVVYSVSNAYLQVLTSGANVLNAQAQVKTAQATLDQARQMHQAGVSAKIDELRASVELQARQQDLIVATNNFDKSRIAFARTIGLPLEQNYELSDTLQFIQAPPVTQEEALHRALQGRFDYRQAQAQVRAAELSEKAARYERLPSLSFNGNYGDIGISPGTSHGTFVAAGAIQVPVFEEGRIRGDIYQAQANLKQSKDQLADLEGRINAEIRTAFLDINAASQQVQLADSTVKLAEEELSEARERFAAGVTDNLEVVQAQGSLVNAQNQYVSSLYVHNLAKLTLARVVGEARQNAATYLGGK; from the coding sequence ATGAAAGGGTCGGGTTCTATTCGGCAAGTTGTTAGAGCCGCCCGTCACATCGCATTGTTCTTCGTTATCATTGGCAGCGCTGCAGCCGCTGGCGCGCAGCTTGGTCAACAGCCTCCAGCACCGGTTACACAGGCCGGCACTGTGCAGAGCACTCTTTCGTCCACTCCTATCTCGTCGCCAGCGACCCCTTCTGGCACATCATCGGATCCGTTCGGCGGCAGCGTAATTACCGAAAAGGCGACTGACGAGATCATTTCGATATCTCTCAAGGACGCCATCAATCGCGGTCTCAAAGCGAACCTCGGGGCGTTGCTCAGCGAGCAAGGAATCACTTCAGCGCGTGGTCAGCGTTGGCGTTCCCTGCAAAGCATGCTGCCGGATGTCACGGCAAAGTTTGGCGAAAGCGTTCAACAGGTAAACCTTGCTGCATCTGGAATCCGATTTCCAGGCGTTCCGGCGGTGATTGGCCCCTTTTCAAATTTCGAAGTACGTGGATACCTGAATGCGAATGCCGGTCTTACGCAATATGAAAGTATCCGATCATCAGTCGAGAATCTGAAGGCAGCTCAGTTCTCATATCGCAACGCTTTGGAACTGGTCGTCTATTCGGTAAGTAACGCATACCTTCAGGTGCTTACATCCGGCGCCAATGTGCTGAATGCTCAGGCACAGGTAAAAACCGCGCAGGCCACGTTGGATCAGGCCAGGCAAATGCATCAGGCAGGGGTTTCCGCCAAAATCGATGAGCTCCGGGCCTCGGTAGAACTGCAGGCGCGACAGCAAGATCTAATCGTCGCTACGAACAATTTCGACAAATCCAGAATCGCCTTTGCCCGAACCATCGGACTGCCTCTCGAACAGAATTACGAACTCTCAGACACATTGCAATTCATTCAGGCCCCGCCGGTAACTCAAGAAGAAGCTCTCCATCGTGCACTGCAAGGTCGCTTTGATTACCGCCAGGCACAGGCTCAGGTACGCGCCGCGGAATTGTCAGAGAAGGCAGCGCGCTACGAGCGCCTGCCGAGTCTCTCGTTCAATGGGAATTACGGTGACATAGGGATTAGTCCCGGAACATCTCACGGAACATTTGTTGCTGCCGGAGCTATTCAAGTTCCGGTCTTCGAAGAAGGCCGCATTCGCGGGGACATTTATCAGGCGCAAGCCAATCTGAAACAGAGCAAAGACCAGCTCGCTGATCTCGAAGGCCGTATCAACGCAGAAATCCGAACCGCATTTCTGGACATCAACGCCGCGTCCCAGCAGGTGCAGCTTGCAGACTCTACAGTGAAGCTGGCCGAGGAAGAGCTTTCAGAAGCACGCGAAAGGTTCGCCGCCGGGGTGACTGACAACCTCGAAGTTGTGCAGGCGCAAGGCTCACTGGTGAATGCCCAAAATCAGTATGTTTCCAGCCTCTACGTTCATAATCTGGCAAAGCTTACATTGGCTAGGGTAGTCGGCGAAGCCCGTCAGAACGCCGCGACCTATCTCGGAGGAAAGTAA
- a CDS encoding HlyD family secretion protein translates to MAATQDKSLETIEEQNRSTDSGARRLQPVEAPARTSSPQAPPPEDLEKSREEEEAAARTAQRKNRLKRIAPLVVVIAALGALLWWLHSRQYEDTDDAQIDGHISQIGSRVAGYITAVNVEDNQEVQAGQVLVEIDPRDYQVALDRANAELADSQAQAAAANYNVPITSVATKSQIESAEADVKNTQSAVAAAHKNLDAARAKVQAAIGNNVKAQNDVQRYKGLVERDVISKQQYDAAVATAQSTAADVQGSQDAVIAAQEGVTQAEARVVQAQANLRNAGTGPRQVSVTQARATSAQSTAAKNRAELEQAQLNLQYTKITAPSHGVVGHRTAEVGQYVQPGQALMSLVDIDNVWVTANFKETQLHHMQPGQPVKIKVDASGREYKGKVLAIGGASGSRFSLFPPENATGNYVKVVQRIPVRIVLDADQNKDHSLRPGMSVEPSVKVR, encoded by the coding sequence ATGGCTGCAACTCAAGACAAATCGCTGGAGACGATTGAGGAACAGAATCGCTCAACAGATAGTGGCGCACGCCGGTTGCAACCCGTCGAAGCTCCGGCGCGCACAAGTTCCCCCCAGGCTCCTCCTCCTGAGGATTTGGAGAAGTCCCGCGAAGAGGAAGAGGCTGCGGCGAGAACTGCGCAACGCAAGAACCGCCTGAAGAGGATCGCTCCTCTTGTTGTCGTGATAGCCGCACTTGGCGCTCTTCTGTGGTGGCTGCACTCGCGCCAGTACGAAGACACTGATGACGCACAGATCGACGGCCACATCAGCCAGATTGGATCTCGAGTGGCTGGCTACATCACGGCAGTAAATGTTGAGGACAACCAGGAAGTCCAAGCCGGACAGGTTTTGGTTGAAATCGATCCCCGCGACTATCAGGTCGCGCTCGATCGCGCAAACGCTGAGCTTGCCGACTCGCAAGCGCAGGCTGCAGCAGCAAACTACAACGTTCCGATAACTTCCGTCGCGACCAAGAGCCAAATCGAGTCGGCAGAGGCAGATGTTAAGAACACCCAATCTGCTGTTGCCGCCGCTCACAAGAACCTCGATGCTGCGCGGGCCAAGGTGCAGGCCGCTATTGGCAATAACGTGAAAGCGCAGAATGACGTGCAGCGATATAAAGGACTGGTCGAACGCGACGTAATTTCCAAACAACAGTACGATGCCGCTGTGGCCACAGCGCAAAGCACAGCCGCCGATGTACAGGGCTCGCAAGATGCCGTCATCGCGGCGCAAGAGGGGGTCACGCAAGCTGAAGCTCGAGTCGTACAGGCGCAAGCCAACTTGCGCAATGCTGGTACTGGTCCGAGACAGGTGAGCGTTACCCAGGCTCGCGCCACTTCTGCTCAATCGACCGCAGCGAAAAATCGGGCGGAGCTCGAGCAGGCCCAATTGAATCTCCAGTACACGAAGATCACTGCGCCAAGTCATGGAGTGGTCGGTCATCGCACCGCAGAGGTCGGACAGTACGTTCAGCCCGGACAGGCACTGATGTCACTCGTCGATATCGACAACGTCTGGGTGACAGCGAATTTCAAAGAAACGCAACTTCACCACATGCAACCGGGACAGCCAGTTAAGATTAAGGTCGATGCGAGCGGTCGCGAGTACAAAGGCAAAGTCCTGGCTATTGGGGGCGCGAGTGGCTCACGTTTCAGCTTGTTTCCTCCGGAGAACGCCACCGGGAACTACGTGAAGGTGGTACAGCGAATACCGGTGCGCATCGTGCTAGATGCCGATCAGAACAAAGATCACTCGCTGCGGCCCGGAATGTCCGTTGAACCTAGTGTGAAGGTGCGCTAA